Proteins from one Ipomoea triloba cultivar NCNSP0323 chromosome 1, ASM357664v1 genomic window:
- the LOC116020021 gene encoding palmitoyl-monogalactosyldiacylglycerol delta-7 desaturase, chloroplastic-like isoform X1 → MVLFLSLWIPNAKSLPFSPQIYRPLRRQTQSGILLRNYSTIICPTKPGKNPFTYRNGEIRHTLSTKLSPIVRAAVTPGSENDGEDMPVAARMSKFLEMAPGLPAGAVLLASTHLLCLFAPFCFSWDAAGVAVGLAVVTGALGITLSYHRNLCHRSFKLPKWLEYLFAYCGVHALQGHPIGWVSTHRHHHQHCDSEKDPHSPIQGFWYSHLGWLLDFNSANERGEMPTNVGDLESQFFYKFIQHTYIIHPILLAAMLYVIGGFPYVVWGMGVRAVLMYHITFLVNSACHIWGTQAWNTCDLSRNNWLVALLTFGEGWHNNHHAFEFSAKHGLEWWQLDITWYIVWILQALGLASDVKLPTETQKRKMALNNHSIVRDFFPSHPS, encoded by the exons ATGGTATTATTCCTCTCACTGTGGATACCAAACGCTAAATCTCTTCCCTTTTCGCCCCAAATCTACCGGCCTTTACGCCGGCAAACGCAAAGCGGAATTCTTCTTCGTAACTATTCCACCATTATTTGCCCAACCAAACCAGGAAAAAATCCATTCACTTATCGCAATGGAGAAATACGACATACTCTTTCTACAAAGTTATCACCCATTGTGAGGGCGGCCGTAACGCCGGGTTCTGAAAACGACGGAGAAGACATGCCGGTGGCGGCGAGAATGTCGAAATTTTTGGAGATGGCGCCGGGGTTGCCGGCGGGGGCGGTGCTGTTGGCGTCGACGCATTTGCTGTGCCTGTTTGCCCCATTTTGTTTCAGTTGGGATGCCGCCGGCGTTGCGGTGGGGTTGGCCGTCGTCACGGGCGCGTTGGGAATTACTCTCTCTTATCATAGGAATCTGTGTCACCGGAGTTTCAAGCTTCCCAAGTGGCTTGAGTACCTGTTTGCCTATTGTGGTGTTCATGCACTTCAG gggCATCCAATTGGTTGGGTGAGCACCCATAGACATCACCACCAGCATTGTGATTCTGAGAAAGATCCCCATAGTCCCATTCAAGGATTTTGGTATAGTCACCTAGGCTGGTTGCTTGACTTCAATTCTGCTAATGAAAGG GGTGAAATGCCAACAAATGTTGGGGATTTGGAGAGTCAATTCTTCTATAAATTCATTCAACACACCTATATTATACATCCCATTTTACTTGCAGCAATGCTATATGTTATCGGCGGATTTCCTTACGTAGTTTGGGGCATG GGAGTAAGAGCTGTGTTAATGTACCACATAACATTTCTTGTGAATTCTGCTTGTCACATATGGGGAACTCAAGCATGGAATACATGCGATCTATCTAGAAACAATTG gttAGTGGCATTGTTAACCTTTGGAGAGGGTTGGCATAACAACCACCATGCCTTTGAGTTTTCAGCTAAACATGGGTTAGAATGGTGGCAACTTGACATAacttggtatattgtgtggatcCTTCAAGCTCTTGGTTTGGCATCTGATGTTAAGTTGCCcactgaaactcaaaaaagaaagaTGGCCCTCAACAATCACTCGATTGTACGTGACTTTTTCCCGAGTCATCCATCCTAA